One Fuerstiella marisgermanici DNA window includes the following coding sequences:
- a CDS encoding protein kinase domain-containing protein has protein sequence MTDLVDRTLGEFRLLRHLGSGGMADVYLAEQTTLSRHVAVKIMKPALIATSGEVMLARFKQEAMMAAGLNHPNIVQVYTIGEEDGFHFIAQEFVQGRNLATILKSKGVPDLGSSLHVIRQVTSALKAAGQAGIVHRDIKPENILVTKKGDVKVADFGLAQLHKSAEEGNLTRENTTLGTPLYMSPEQVNGRELDPRSDIYSFGVTCYQLLCGKTPFTGTTAMGIAVQHLNTIPPPLKEQNPKLPDVICRMVHRMMAKRRVLRYQSAADVSSDLKKLITYYKQGRSLDLVKLPILEELDKAAAEAKAAAANESQRTAAARLQNGGDLELPPGAAAGATMALPSASSLSGRQGGGSQRKSGAKSQKAKRPTLVTVSLPSWEEEDDDDFALGRPEPEFEEMDLTPMVDVTFLLLIFFMITAAFNLQKKIDMPPATAEEGMSTSVPQQENSSVEAEIDRDNQIYIGGTQGTAFDEIVRLLESEKAGIDDIELRVKIDPESTHEKRILVADAAAKAGFVKVKSLIMELN, from the coding sequence ATGACAGACCTTGTTGACAGAACACTTGGCGAATTTCGCCTGCTGAGGCATCTCGGCAGCGGCGGTATGGCCGATGTGTATCTGGCAGAACAAACGACGCTTAGTCGTCATGTGGCTGTCAAAATCATGAAGCCAGCTTTGATCGCCACGTCCGGCGAAGTCATGCTGGCTCGCTTCAAACAGGAAGCCATGATGGCGGCGGGGTTGAATCACCCCAACATTGTTCAGGTCTACACGATTGGTGAAGAAGACGGTTTCCACTTTATCGCTCAGGAATTTGTACAAGGTCGCAACCTCGCCACCATTCTAAAATCCAAGGGCGTGCCGGATCTGGGTTCATCGCTGCACGTCATTCGCCAGGTGACGTCAGCGCTGAAGGCTGCCGGTCAGGCCGGGATCGTGCATCGCGATATCAAGCCGGAAAACATTCTGGTGACGAAAAAGGGCGACGTGAAGGTAGCCGATTTCGGGCTCGCTCAACTTCACAAGAGTGCTGAAGAAGGAAACCTGACGCGAGAGAACACCACGCTGGGGACTCCACTTTACATGAGTCCCGAACAGGTCAACGGTCGTGAACTTGACCCTCGATCGGACATCTATTCGTTCGGTGTCACGTGCTATCAACTGTTGTGCGGCAAGACGCCGTTCACCGGCACCACAGCGATGGGAATTGCCGTCCAGCATCTGAACACAATACCGCCGCCGCTGAAGGAGCAGAATCCGAAACTGCCCGATGTCATTTGCCGCATGGTTCATCGCATGATGGCCAAACGCCGAGTGCTGCGGTACCAGTCAGCGGCGGACGTTTCGTCTGATCTGAAGAAACTGATCACCTACTACAAGCAGGGCCGAAGCCTTGATCTGGTCAAGCTGCCAATTCTGGAAGAACTGGACAAAGCGGCGGCGGAAGCAAAAGCGGCCGCCGCCAACGAATCGCAGCGTACAGCAGCGGCCAGACTTCAGAACGGCGGCGATCTGGAATTGCCGCCAGGGGCGGCTGCCGGTGCCACGATGGCTCTGCCTAGTGCTTCGTCACTTTCTGGAAGACAGGGCGGAGGTTCACAACGCAAATCTGGTGCAAAATCGCAGAAGGCGAAGCGGCCGACGCTGGTCACGGTTTCACTGCCTTCGTGGGAAGAAGAAGACGATGACGATTTCGCGCTGGGGCGCCCCGAGCCGGAATTTGAGGAAATGGACCTGACGCCGATGGTGGATGTGACTTTCCTGTTGCTGATTTTCTTCATGATCACAGCGGCGTTTAACCTGCAAAAGAAAATCGACATGCCACCGGCCACTGCGGAAGAAGGTATGTCGACGTCTGTGCCCCAGCAGGAGAATTCATCGGTCGAAGCTGAGATTGATCGAGACAATCAGATCTATATTGGCGGGACGCAGGGCACGGCTTTCGACGAAATTGTGCGTCTGCTGGAATCTGAAAAGGCGGGCATTGATGACATTGAACTACGAGTCAAAATCGATCCGGAATCGACTCACGAAAAACGAATTCTGGTGGCAGACGCGGCGGCGAAAGCCGGCTTCGTCAAAGTGAAATCATTGATCATGGAATTGAATTAG
- a CDS encoding PQQ-binding-like beta-propeller repeat protein, with product MPREDYDEIEELDDFEEVEEIDEFEDDFEEVEEVEAVEEVDDVKDVSEEKGRRHLRRGRMAEFSDKLAGGAVRPGEESVKKSPFVMTMWITLIGLALLAIIFMVMIMSEGERRSFDAAMAKLKEQAFPEAESRLMTHLQAYAGGTYEDEARIALHKARVQKYSKATNYSAPQVKDGVAELNDFIRVCRDLTGFADEKENVRRYAERLARVGALVAEDQKSAEALENSREATAILEAYYKPEDVPLALANDLRDLQRKAEAAILKAGKLNEFMTEIKTKLDVGDTFGALESRQALIDRYDSLTDDADVSKILADILTKEKAQTTQEDLGQDAVTEDIPTSGIPAATLSLRTQATVDAVSRGTRVFGVGLDSCFGLDAETGEPLWKRSVGKNAPFAPVRVDASQPALLVYHTDLNQLMLLEQASGKLIWRQTIPSRPSGPPLIFQQQIFITTASGELWRLSVDNGKAISRVVFNQPVVGPPTLTRDQKYLVIPGDQSVVYTLTVNPFECVAVSYVEHRLGSVEAPMLTLGKLLLLCDNDEANVARLRVLDMNEGTGEVTVRRTTDPITVLGQIRDPGLLRGTELFIPSTPQRVTAFSVNDSPDADPPLSRIGSNQLENASPAPVHLLAGPQGQLWMASEALRKFRVRTNAVELETASAANGVHRQPIQFLDQNVYVTTNEPYSSSVFFSKVDPQAMEGRWRTVVGTHVVAAGPTNENQSLLAVSDFGDVFRVPMQTIKAGGFVLDQVSRHSLPDKLKEQVGGLALNDGRLASFCGGDEPAVWTFAPSGQLEQRWPLSGAPQTQPVSLSDGIVVAMSGRLQMTANSSGARVQDFQAAQGVEKQTNWKSLVALNENQVLAITSDNVAMRVEYRASPRPHLTHISDTPLQQSVDLRPTSAGDLLVACTSEGNLQAMATTTLEVLGEASLGAVASASPFVSGDRIFVEVARRELKVFGRSPDLPVTATIPLNGRFLVGPPLDVGGGFIACLSDGDVLLLDKDGNPTDKKISLAQDAQKGPIAVGSSIIVIGLDGSLYSIEDLLK from the coding sequence GTGCCGAGGGAAGACTACGACGAAATCGAAGAACTGGACGACTTTGAAGAAGTCGAGGAGATCGACGAATTCGAAGACGACTTCGAGGAAGTCGAAGAGGTCGAAGCCGTCGAGGAAGTAGACGACGTAAAAGACGTTAGCGAAGAAAAAGGCCGCCGACATCTTCGACGCGGTCGCATGGCCGAGTTCAGCGACAAGCTCGCTGGCGGTGCAGTTCGCCCCGGCGAAGAATCGGTCAAGAAGTCGCCGTTCGTGATGACCATGTGGATCACGCTTATCGGCCTGGCGCTGCTGGCGATCATCTTCATGGTGATGATCATGTCAGAAGGCGAACGTCGCAGTTTTGATGCGGCGATGGCCAAGCTTAAAGAACAAGCCTTCCCTGAAGCTGAATCTCGTTTGATGACACACCTGCAGGCGTACGCCGGCGGCACATACGAAGACGAAGCCCGCATCGCGTTGCACAAGGCTCGCGTGCAAAAATACAGCAAGGCTACCAACTATTCCGCTCCTCAGGTCAAAGACGGCGTGGCGGAACTGAACGACTTCATCCGCGTTTGCCGCGACCTGACCGGCTTTGCGGACGAAAAAGAGAACGTGCGACGATATGCGGAACGCCTGGCTCGAGTCGGCGCTCTTGTTGCCGAAGATCAGAAAAGCGCCGAAGCCCTTGAAAACAGCCGTGAGGCGACCGCGATTCTGGAAGCATATTACAAGCCGGAAGACGTGCCTTTGGCGCTCGCGAATGACCTGCGCGATCTGCAGCGAAAGGCGGAAGCTGCAATTTTAAAAGCCGGTAAACTCAACGAGTTCATGACCGAGATCAAAACCAAGCTGGACGTCGGCGACACGTTCGGAGCCCTCGAATCCCGCCAGGCTTTGATCGATCGCTACGATTCGCTTACCGACGACGCCGACGTCTCAAAAATTCTGGCCGACATCCTGACAAAGGAAAAGGCCCAGACAACTCAGGAAGACCTTGGGCAGGACGCAGTCACCGAAGACATTCCCACGTCCGGCATTCCGGCCGCCACTCTGTCTTTGCGAACTCAGGCCACAGTCGATGCTGTTTCACGCGGAACCCGCGTCTTTGGTGTGGGCTTGGACAGTTGTTTTGGCCTCGACGCGGAAACCGGCGAGCCGCTTTGGAAACGAAGCGTGGGTAAGAATGCTCCCTTCGCGCCGGTAAGAGTCGACGCGTCGCAACCAGCGTTGCTCGTGTATCACACTGACTTAAACCAATTGATGTTGCTTGAACAGGCCAGCGGAAAGCTGATCTGGCGGCAAACGATTCCATCTCGACCATCAGGCCCGCCGCTGATCTTTCAGCAGCAAATCTTTATCACGACAGCGTCGGGTGAACTGTGGCGTCTGTCAGTCGACAACGGAAAAGCGATTTCGCGAGTCGTCTTTAACCAACCGGTGGTCGGCCCGCCAACGCTGACTCGCGATCAGAAATACCTCGTGATCCCTGGCGACCAGTCAGTGGTCTACACGCTGACGGTGAATCCGTTCGAATGCGTTGCGGTGTCGTATGTTGAGCACCGTTTGGGCAGCGTCGAAGCGCCGATGTTGACGCTCGGAAAGCTACTTCTGCTTTGCGATAACGACGAAGCCAACGTCGCTCGACTACGAGTGCTGGACATGAATGAAGGCACGGGCGAAGTCACGGTGCGTCGGACGACAGATCCGATCACGGTACTTGGGCAAATTCGCGATCCGGGTCTTCTGCGTGGGACAGAATTGTTCATCCCTTCCACGCCTCAGCGAGTCACTGCATTCAGTGTGAATGATTCGCCCGACGCCGATCCGCCCCTGTCTCGGATTGGTTCCAACCAACTGGAAAATGCATCTCCCGCGCCAGTGCACTTGCTGGCCGGACCACAGGGCCAGTTATGGATGGCCAGCGAAGCGTTGCGGAAATTCCGGGTTCGCACGAATGCTGTAGAATTGGAAACCGCGTCGGCCGCCAACGGCGTGCATCGTCAGCCGATTCAGTTTCTGGATCAAAATGTGTACGTCACGACCAACGAGCCATATTCGTCGTCCGTCTTTTTCTCCAAAGTCGATCCGCAGGCGATGGAGGGCCGTTGGCGAACGGTTGTGGGAACTCATGTCGTCGCGGCTGGCCCAACTAACGAAAACCAATCACTGTTAGCAGTCAGCGATTTCGGTGATGTGTTCCGAGTTCCTATGCAGACCATCAAAGCAGGTGGATTCGTGCTGGACCAGGTGAGTCGCCATTCGCTACCGGATAAGCTTAAGGAACAGGTCGGCGGGCTGGCTCTCAATGATGGCCGACTGGCGTCATTCTGCGGCGGTGACGAACCGGCCGTGTGGACGTTCGCTCCGTCTGGTCAGCTGGAACAGCGCTGGCCTTTGAGTGGGGCGCCTCAAACGCAACCCGTTTCTCTTTCGGACGGGATCGTTGTGGCCATGTCAGGCCGTTTGCAAATGACGGCCAATAGCAGCGGAGCCCGCGTTCAGGATTTCCAGGCAGCTCAGGGCGTTGAAAAACAAACCAACTGGAAAAGCCTTGTTGCCCTCAACGAAAATCAGGTGTTGGCTATTACGTCCGACAACGTGGCGATGCGAGTTGAATACCGAGCGTCGCCGCGACCACATTTGACTCATATCAGCGATACGCCGCTGCAGCAGTCTGTGGATTTACGGCCAACGTCTGCTGGCGATCTGTTGGTTGCCTGTACGTCAGAAGGAAACCTTCAGGCCATGGCCACCACAACGTTGGAGGTGCTTGGCGAAGCGTCGCTGGGGGCCGTCGCCAGTGCTTCGCCGTTTGTTTCCGGCGACCGCATCTTCGTCGAGGTGGCTCGCCGGGAATTGAAGGTCTTTGGACGATCTCCCGATCTGCCGGTCACCGCCACGATCCCGTTGAATGGACGGTTTCTTGTTGGGCCACCGTTGGATGTCGGCGGCGGTTTTATCGCGTGTCTGTCTGACGGTGACGTGCTGTTGCTGGACAAAGACGGCAACCCCACGGACAAGAAGATCTCCCTCGCCCAGGACGCTCAAAAGGGGCCGATCGCCGTTGGTTCGTCCATCATTGTGATTGGTCTGGATGGAAGCCTGTACTCAATAGAAGATCTGCTGAAGTAG